One Candida dubliniensis CD36 chromosome 1, complete sequence genomic region harbors:
- a CDS encoding transporter, putative (Similar to S. cerevisiae MCH2): MIKTKQNLSAEENTDSIEIEQPDISPEQLESAREKEDHDPDIDGGYAWVICFACVLFNFCTWGMNSGFAIYFANYLSQDTFKGADKMDYSYIGGMAFGVGMLFSPVITVLMGVLGFRSVIIIGNCLQFTSLMLASWSTKLWQLYLTQGLMQSFGLAFISIPTITLLPQYFKKKRVLAGGIGSAGSGLGGIVFNLAMQKVVDTKSVRWALRAQSIIAFGLTWIAIVLVKTKNSKHNIQFKLFDFGVMQTAPFWLLAFFIITCIFGYVIVLYTLANFTTSLGYTEREGSYVSATIQIGSCVGRPLMGLLSDKYGGATVASVGYLISAIFCLAMWIPARNLATVIIFALIMGAIMGAIYGMIAPVVARLFGISKMNVVFSQIWIFMGAAGIFSPVIGVKLTKGSGVGIDPTRYVNCSIFTGVCFIVCSATLLVIRGYVNSRDRMMEKEGHTDSDLADYTGVTVPFRSVLPLCFAKSHEKI; this comes from the coding sequence AtgataaaaacaaaacaaaatttgtCAGCAGAAGAGAACAcagattcaattgaaattgaacaGCCTGATATAAGCCCCGAACAATTGGAATCTGCTAGAGAAAAGGAAGATCATGACCCTGACATTGACGGCGGATACGCTTGGGTCATATGTTTTGCTTGTGTTCTATTCAATTTCTGTACTTGGGGAATGAATTCAGGGTTTGCAATTTATTTTGCCAATTACTTATCACAGGACACATTTAAAGGAGCAGACAAAATGGACTATAGTTATATTGGAGGAATGGCCTTTGGTGTTGGTATGCTTTTTTCTCCAGTAATCACAGTCTTGATGGGAGTATTGGGCTTTAGATCAGTGATTATTATCGGTAATTGTCTCCAGTTTACTTCTTTGATGTTGGCTAGTTGGTCCACAAAACTTTGGCAGTTGTACTTGACACAAGGTTTAATGCAGAGTTTTGGCTTGGCCtttatttcaattccaaCAATCACCCTTTTACCACAATATTTTAAGAAGAAAAGAGTGCTAGCCGGTGGAATAGGATCTGCTGGTTCTGGATTGGGGGGTATTGTTTTCAACTTGGCAATGCAAAAAGTTGTAGACACCAAAAGCGTGCGCTGGGCTTTAAGAGCACAAAGTATAATTGCATTTGGACTAACCTGGATTGCTATCGTACTCGTCAAAACGAAGAATTCAAAACACAATATCCAATTCAaactttttgattttggtgtGATGCAAACAGCTCCATTCTGGTTGTTGGcttttttcatcatcacaTGTATATTTGGGTATGTTATCGTCTTGTACACATTGGCAAATTTCACCACCAGTTTGGGCTACACCGAACGTGAAGGGTCTTATGTTTCAGCCACCATTCAAATTGGCTCGTGCGTAGGTAGGCCATTGATGGGATTATTGTCAGATAAATATGGAGGTGCCACAGTTGCATCGGTTGGTTACTTAATTTCTGCCATTTTTTGCTTAGCAATGTGGATTCCTGCTAGAAACCTTGCTACGGTGATCATTTTTGCTCTTATAATGGGGGCAATAATGGGTGCCATTTACGGAATGATTGCTCCAGTAGTGGCCAGGTTGTTTGGGATCCTGAAAATGAATGTTGTGTTTTCTCAGATATGGATTTTCATGGGGGCTGCCGGAATATTTTCGCCAGTCATAGGTGTTAAGCTCACAAAAGGCAGTGGAGTAGGAATAGACCCGACCAGATATGTGAACTGCTCAATTTTTACAGGAGTGTGCTTTATTGTTTGCTCAGCAACTTTATTGGTAATAAGAGGTTATGTAAATTCCCGTGATCGAATGATGGAAAAAGAAGGACATACAGATTCAGACTTGGCAGACTATACAGGCGTAACAGTACCTTTTAGAAGTGTCTTACCACTTTGTTTTGCCAAGAGTCACGAAAAAATATAG
- a CDS encoding proline utilisation trans-activator, putative (Similar to S. cerevisiae PUT3) yields MDPQDLSEEKNIADALINLDTIPLDLQPPASSSASSPMTSTRSKLETPKSVDTNTSLNPRQKRASLACIRCRTRHIRCPGGDPCRKCQLAKSKCEYVEADKKIVVSMKYLSKLHDEIARLKKDNAGLRNNLKEQELKQIDSPQGKPQFANASSINRVPPLSMGPNIMGTLQSQTSQTIPSSFVQPPPANGEVIHPSLDKYGRLIQSRTGEKVYVGSSSMTLFGLEIQNMVPSFVSSSLLSNTSSSTTPAPSPNSSDQTLPPLPTQQQHQLPNSLSPKQEHYQSKRESKILEKEGNAYKITLSKTKTRPGLSINFELPSYSYAMLLVDTFINYNDGCFYFFNEGLIKRFLMNLYSGKAAENKRILRRNTHPTKSPDQDENTIKKDTDDETILETIWFCKILLIFAIGEMYLGTESSTHARRQKLENMKRSKEKREKHALPGSAFFYQASELFTGLFASGAIDNITKDGGIEVMLLYAFYLQVADCTIASYFYFGLALRAALILGWHVDADKENLNRFELEHRRRIWWTVYMYERMLSSKAGLPLSFADDSVSTELPIDFKIDLTDFPRDELDVRGYYIFPPADYINNCVTITQINAVILSSLYTKQPSFNILPVVTDLVQRLMAWKTSLPKYLDVDYSVDSPKVSRLVTNLMTEYFQGINLAVRPLLFHFATKKLKELQIQNTQNKYIDLTKYSKNVLTLLNASFQASINTIKSIWSLLQDNMVALFGWMDREYLFTSASTLILFNASFGVHEATRDHLDHALILFTKMKRLGNYPAALRRAQLLKLINVLDFNGVMAELLEKHDDDNNSSGSSSKTMSASATESTTDNNVGPFLNPPPIRPSDLDFLQFTNVQGNEGTDGMDGVSNAGVGVGVGTGDVYANQDLTGIEGLTYLDAEQKLWSDITNEAGWLNMHSTEKDTNVTERDPLDEGFIFNTLSPDLGSSVHSGYSNLINHEFQDFMDQS; encoded by the coding sequence ATGGATCCACAAGACTTGTCGgaggaaaaaaatattgctGATgcattaatcaatttagatACCATACCACTTGACTTACAACCACCAGCTTCATCATCAGCGTCATCGCCCATGACATCCACAAGAAGCAAATTAGAAACCCCCAAATCAGTAGACACCAACACATCCTTAAACCCTCGTCAGAAAAGGGCGTCTTTGGCTTGTATAAGATGCCGAACACGTCATATTCGATGTCCTGGAGGTGATCCTTGTAGGAAATGTCAATTGGCAAAATCGAAATGTGAATATGTTGAAGCcgacaaaaaaattgttgtatCGATGAAGTATCTTTCCAAACTACATGATGAAATAGcaagattgaaaaaagataatGCTGGATtaagaaataatttaaaagaacaagaattgaagCAAATTGACTCACCACAGGGAAAACCTCAATTTGCAAATGCATCCTCTATCAACCGGGTTCCTCCATTATCCATGGGTCCAAATATAATGGGAACACTACAATCGCAAACATCTCAAACAATACCCTCATCCTTCgtacaaccaccaccagcaaATGGGGAAGTGATTCATCCGTCATTAGATAAATATGGAAGATTGATTCAATCACGTACAGGTGAAAAAGTATATGTTGGGTCATCATCTATGACGTTGTTTGGATTGGAAATTCAGAATATGGTCCCATCGTTTGTTTCAAGCTCACTTCTACTGAACACAAGTTCGTCTACTACCCCAGCCCCATCTCCCAATAGCAGCGATCAGACACTTCCCCCGCTACCAACACAACAGCAACATCAATTACCAAACAGTTTATCACCAAAACAGGAACACTACCAGAGCAAACGAGAATCCAAGATCTTAGAGAAAGAGGGAAATGCCTATAAAATTACTTTatccaaaaccaaaacaagaCCGGGATTATCGATTAATTTTGAACTACCGTCGTATTCTTATGCCATGTTATTGGTCGAtacatttatcaattacaaTGACGGATGcttttatttctttaatgAAGGGTTGATCAAACGATTTCTAATGAATTTGTATTCCGGTAAGGCCGCTGAAAACAAACGAATATTACGACGCAACACCCATCCAACGAAAAGCCCTGACCAGGATGAAAACACTATCAAAAAGGATACTGACGATGAGACAATTTTAGAAACCATTTGGTTTTGCAAAATATTGCTTATATTTGCCATTGGGGAAATGTACTTGGGGACAGAATCCAGCACACATGCCCGGAGACAAAAATTGGAGAATATGAAGCGTAGTAAAGAAAAGCGGGAGAAGCATGCATTGCCTGGCTCGGCATTTTTCTATCAAGCTTCAGAGTTATTTACTGGTCTTTTTGCTTCGGGAGCGATCGATAATATCACTAAAGATGGTGGTATAGAAGTCATGCTTTTGTATGCATTTTATTTGCAAGTGGCTGATTGTACAATAGCGTCTTACTTTTATTTTGGGTTAGCTTTGAGAGCAGCACTAATTTTGGGTTGGCATGTCGATGCAGATAAAGAAAACTTGAACCGGTTTGAATTGGAGCATAGAAGAAGGATATGGTGGACGGTGTACATGTATGAAAGAATGCTTTCATCAAAAGCCGGGTTACCCTTGAGTTTTGCTGATGACTCAGTATCAACCGAACtaccaattgattttaaaattgatttgacaGATTTCCCCAGAGATGAACTCGACGTTAGAGGGTATTATATTTTCCCACCAGCAGATTATATTAACAATTGTGTTACCATTACCCAAATCAATGCCGTTATTTTGTCATCGTTGTATACCAAACAACCGtctttcaatattttgCCGGTGGTCACTGATTTGGTTCAAAGATTAATGGCATGGAAAACATCTTTACCTAAATATCTTGATGTTGACTATTCGGTTGACAGTCCCAAAGTATCACGATTAGTAACAAACTTAATGACAGAATATTTCCAAGGGATTAATTTAGCAGTGCGTCCCttattatttcattttgcaactaagaaattgaaagaattgcaaatacaaaatacccaaaataaatatatcgATTTgacaaaatattcaaagaATGTTCtaacattattaaatgCATCATTCCAAGCATCGATAAACACCATCAAAAGTATATGGTCGCTTCTTCAGGACAATATGGTGGCATTGTTTGGATGGATGGATAGAGAGTATTTATTTACTTCTGCTTCAACGTTAATCTTGTTCAACGCATCTTTTGGTGTTCATGAAGCCACAAGAGATCATTTGGACCATGcattaattttattcacgaaaatgaaaagattGGGCAATTATCCTGCTGCTCTTAGACGTGCACagttgttgaaattaattaatgttTTGGACTTCAATGGAGTCATGGcagaattattagaaaaacACGATGatgacaacaacagcagcggcagcagcagcaaaaCAATGTCCGCATCTGCAACTGAAAGTACCACCGACAATAATGTGGGGCCATTTTTAAACCCACCACCTATTAGACCAAGCGATTTGGACTTTTTGCAATTTACCAATGTTCAAGGAAACGAAGGAACTGATGGTATGGACGGTGTTTCGAATGCTGGAGTTGGAGTTGGGGTTGGTACTGGTGATGTTTATGCCAACCAAGATTTGACTGGTATTGAAGGTCTCACTTATCTAGACGCCGAGCAAAAGTTATGGAGTGATATTACAAATGAAGCTGGTTGGTTAAATATGCATTCTACTGAAAAGGATACTAATGTAACGGAAAGGGATCCATTGGATGAAGGCTTTATATTTAACACTCTATCACCTGATCTTGGTTCTAGTGTCCATTCAGGATATTCGAATTTGATAAACCATGAATTTCAAGATTTCATGGATCAGTCTTAA
- a CDS encoding elongation factor G2, mitochondrial precursor, putative (Similar to S. cerevisiae MEF2;~Similar to S. pombe MEF2;~Similar to C. albicans MEF2), translating to MFCRKYAFQTWKQFSRFYSAVNNIRASKTRNIGIIAHIDAGKTTTTERMIYYSGKIKRIGNVDEGDTVTDYLPSERERGITIQSAAITLPWNQHKINIIDTPGHADFTFEVIRSLRVLDGAVTILDAVAGVEAQTEKVWKQASSLNLPKIVYVNKMDRPGAGFSRTVQEVIQKLETRVVLCNLPYFETNKESDLEFKGVIDVIHQKLLKWNEMDANGNEISVVDIDKTTPELLQILEKSRESMVETLGEYDERIIDSFLEHDENYLKIPPILLDQVIRKATIDNYLTPVFCGASFRNIGVQPLMDGITKYLPSPLETSLPEITKNGKEVPKKADDEKGLVVANDNNLTLALAFKVMTHSTRGPMTFVRVYSGKLNAASNLINTRTGKKLLIRKLLVMHGDSPEEVKSISAGNIGVIPGYETDFQTGDTLVSSAVAKRNFTAKDSAYRLLPIDIPPPLFNAAIEPHTAGDEAYMKQCVETLIREDPSLKVHLDEEMGQVVLSGMGELHLDIVRERLVNDMKAKVNLKDVVVSYKESYVGKKEKEAVITDEEIEVVVTLSHTEDARDYIGQEGALVIEGDNNVILLSQTALSEHVQATIDERRWKCENNLEELKEAILNGCLTALQMGGPILGFPLHSTLVTVKRWNAPVEQAQEQALNLMNASRQAVQSLKNEEKDFSILEPIMSIKVYVDSNDLGEVSHDLTQRCKAMIVEIQDQSTQNLETAAWAKDEATKVYVPPDYTIKKNVSKFDDIANKKIIVAETPLREMIGYLSKLRALTQGRATFDMTLIGMRRAVGNRVDSIVEEYKF from the coding sequence ATGTTTTGTCGAAAATATGCTTTTCAAACATGGAAACAGTTTTCTAGATTTTATTCGGCTGTCAATAATATTAGAGCTTCAAAGACACGAAATATTGGAATCATAGCACATATTGATGCTGGGaaaacaaccacaaccgAACGTATGATATACTATAGTGggaaaatcaaaagaatcGGAAATGTGGACGAAGGCGATACAGTAACAGATTATTTACCTTCCGAGAGAGAAAGAGGAATAACTATTCAACTGGCAGCAATTACCCTTCCTTGGAACCAACACAAAATTAATATCATCGACACCCCCGGACATGCTGACTTTACTTTTGAGGTCATTAGATCATTGAGAGTGCTAGACGGGGCAGTGACTATTTTAGACGCTGTTGCCGGAGTAGAGGCTCAGACAGAAAAAGTCTGGAAGCAAGCAAGTTCATTAAACTTGCCAAAGATAGTGTATGTTAACAAAATGGACCGCCCTGGTGCCGGTTTCAGCAGAACTGTGCAAGAAGTCATCCAGAAATTGGAAACAAGAGTTGTGCTCTGTAATTTGCcatattttgaaacaaataaagAGAGTGACTTGGAATTCAAAGGAGTGATTGATGTGATACAccaaaaattgttaaaatGGAATGAAATGGATGCCAACGGTAACGAAATATCAGTAGtagatattgataaaacaACACCCGAGTTGTTACagattttggaaaaatccCGAGAATCCATGGTAGAGACACTTGGTGAGTATGATGAAAGAATTATCGATTCATTTTTGGAACATGATgagaattatttaaagaTACCACCCATATTGTTGGACCAAGTCATTAGAAAAGctacaattgataattactTAACACCAGTTTTTTGTGGCGCATCCTTTAGAAATATTGGCGTTCAGCCGTTAATGGACGGGATTACAAAATACTTGCCATCTCCATTGGAAACAAGTTTACCGGAGATAACCAAGAATGGCAAAGAGGTGCCAAAGAAagctgatgatgaaaagGGCCTTGTGGTTGCAAATGATAACAACTTGACTCTTGCATTAGCATTCAAGGTAATGACGCATTCTACTCGTGGACCTATGACATTTGTAAGAGTATACAGTGGCAAACTCAATGCCGCATCAAACTTGATAAATACAAGAACTGGCAAAAAGCTACTCATAAGAAAGCTATTGGTTATGCATGGGGACAGTCCGGAAGAAGTGAAGAGTATTAGTGCTGGTAATATAGGTGTCATTCCCGGATATGAAACTGATTTTCAAACTGGAGACACTCTTGTGTCTAGTGCAGTGGCAAAGAGAAACTTTACAGCAAAAGACTCGGCTTATAGGTTGTTGCCCATTGATATCCCACCTCCGTTGTTCAATGCCGCCATTGAACCACACACTGCCGGAGATGAGGCATACATGAAACAATGTGTTGAGACGCTCATTCGTGAGGATCCTTCGTTGAAAGTTCATTTGGATGAAGAGATGGGACAAGTAGTATTGAGCGGAATGGGTGAATTGCATTTGGATATTGTAAGGGAAAGATTGGTTAATGATATGAAGGCAAAAGTAAATTTGAAGGACGTTGTTGTATCATATAAAGAATCATACGTTgggaaaaaagaaaaagaagctGTTATCACcgatgaagaaattgaagtgGTCGTGACTTTATCACATACCGAGGATGCCAGAGATTACATTGGTCAAGAAGGTGCATTAGTGATAGAAGGAGACAACAATGTCATATTGTTGAGCCAAACTGCTTTGTCCGAGCATGTCCAAGCCACTATTGATGAAAGAAGATGGAAGTGTGAGAATAATTTAGAAGAGTTAAAAGAAGCTATTTTAAATGGTTGCTTGACGGCTCTTCAAATGGGAGGTCCTATTTTGGGCTTCCCACTACATTCGACTTTGGTTACTGTAAAACGCTGGAATGCACCGGTAGAGCAAGCTCAAGAACAAgctttgaatttgatgaatgCTTCGCGTCAAGCAGTACAGTCTCTTAagaatgaagaaaaagactTTTCTATACTTGAACCTATAATGAGTATAAAAGTATATGTGGATTCCAATGATTTAGGTGAAGTGTCACATGATTTGACCCAAAGATGTAAAGCAATGATTGTGGAAATACAGGATCAATCCACTCAAAACTTGGAAACTGCTGCATGGGCCAAGGATGAAGCAACAAAAGTATATGTGCCACCAGACTATACTATAAAGAAGAATGTCAGCAAGTTTGACGATATTGCCAATAAAAAGATTATTGTTGCTGAAACTCCGTTGAGGGAGATGATCGGCTACTTATCCAAGTTGAGAGCATTGACTCAAGGAAGAGCAACATTTGATATGACTTTAATTGGAATGAGACGTGCGGTTGGCAATAGGGTagattcaattgttgaagaGTATAAATTCTGA